In one window of Clavelina lepadiformis chromosome 4, kaClaLepa1.1, whole genome shotgun sequence DNA:
- the LOC143452083 gene encoding intraflagellar transport protein 56-like, with amino-acid sequence MILSRQKPAVGGSSKVDKDKNKQRKLPKLDDLLDARDYTGSMTLLEFTKHAGKGDRNTDMWIGYCAFHLGDYKKSYDIYNQLSKKSDSDKSIWVNLSCTCFYLGMYKEAEEACMKAPASSLQNRLMFHISHKFNNEKKLMSYHKNLLDQVEDQLCLASIHYMRSHYQEAIDIYKRILLENRECLALNVYVALCYYKLDYFDVSQEVLAVYLQAFPDSAIAVNLKACNHYKLYNGKAAEAELKRLQESSSAAFSFASELHKHNLVVFRGGEGALQVLPPLIDVIPEARLNLVIYYLRQDDLVEAYDLIKDHEPTNPQEYIIKAVVNAALGQEQGSRELVKIAQQYFQLVGGSASECDTIPGRQCMASCFFLLKQFDDVLVYLNSVKSYFYNDDVFNFDYAQAKAASGNYKEAEETFLLIQSEKLKNDYVYISWLARCYIMNKRARFAWDLYLKMETSGESFSLLQLIANDCYKMGQFYISAKAFDVLERLDPNPEYWEGKRGACVGLFQMIIAGHEPKDTLREVLLLLRNTNNPQVEYIIRTIQKWAKENRISLQ; translated from the exons ATG ATCTTGTCAAGACAAAAACCAGCCGTGGGGGGGTCTTCTAAAGTTGATAAggacaaaaacaaacaacgaaAACTTCCAAAACTCGACGATCTTCTAGATGCAAGAGATTATACAGGAAGCATGACACTTCTTGAG TTTACAAAGCATGCCGGAAAAGGCGACAGAAACACAGACATGTGGATTGGGTACTGTGCGTTTCACCTTGGGGACTACAAGAAATCATATGAT ATTTACAACCAGCTTAGTAAAAAATCTGACAGCGACAAAAGTATTTGGGTCAATCTATCCTGTACTTGTTTTTACTTGGGAATGTATAAGGAGGCGGAAGAAGCTTGCATGAAAG cacCAGCTTCATCACTACAAAATCGACTAATGTTCCATATTTCGCACAAG ttcAATAATGAGAAAAAGCTGATGTCCTATCATAAGAACCTGCTAGACCAGGTGGAAGATCAATTGTGTTTGGCTTCGATACATTACATGAGATCACATTATCAAGAAGCTATCGACATCTATAAGAGAATTTTACTGGAGAATCG GGAATGTTTGGCTTTGAACGTTTATGTTGCTCTCTGTTATTATAAACTGGATTATTTTGATGTCTCACAG GAAGTACTGGCTGTGTATTTACAAGCATTTCCAGACAGTGCAATAGCCGTTAACTTAAAGGCTTGCAACCATTACAAACTGTACAATGGCAAAGCAGCTGAAGCTGAGTTGAAGAGATTGCAGGAATCTTCATCTGCAGCATTTTCATTTGCATCTGAGCTTCACAAACATAATCTC GTCGTATTTCGCGGCGGTGAAGGAGCTTTACAAGTGTTACCTCCCCTCATAGATGTTATACCAGAAGCCAGACTGAACCTTGTCATTTACTATCTCAGACAGG ATGACCTAGTAGAAGCTTATGACCTCATAAAGGATCATGAACCCACCAATCCGCAGGAGTATATCATAAAAGCTGTCGTGAATGCAGCCCTCGGCCAGGAGCAAGGCTCA CGAGAGCTTGTGAAAATTGCACAACAATATTTCCAGCTTGTCGGTGGATCTGCGAGCGAGTGTG ATACGATCCCAGGCAGACAGTGTATGGCTTCTTGCTTCTTTCTATTGAAACAATTCGACGATGTTTTAGTCTATTTGAATTCAGTCAAG agtTACTTCTACAACGACGATGTTTTCAATTTCGATTACGCCCAAGCAAAAGCTGCATCCGGGAATTACAAGGAAGCGGAAGAG ACCTTTCTTCTGATACAAAGTGAGAAGCTGAAAAACGATTACGTTTACATCAGCTGGCTGGCTCGCTGCT ATATCATGAACAAACGGGCGAGGTTCGCGTGGGACCTCTACCTGAAGATGGAAACATCCGGGGAGTCGTTCAGTTTATTGCAGTTGATCGCAAACGACTGTTACAAG ATGGGACAATTCTACATCTCAGCCAAAGCGTTCGATGTTCTTGAACGGCTTGATCCCAATCCGGAATACTGGGAGGGAAAGAGAGGAGCTTGCGTTGGACTCTTCCAGATGATTATTGCTGGACACGAACCAAA GGACACCCTTCGCGAGGTTCTGCTGCTGTTACGTAACACCAACAACCCACAGGTGGAGTACATCATTCGAACCATACAGAAATGGGCCAAAGAAAACAGGATTTCTCTCCAGTAA